A single genomic interval of Hevea brasiliensis isolate MT/VB/25A 57/8 chromosome 4, ASM3005281v1, whole genome shotgun sequence harbors:
- the LOC110631762 gene encoding K(+) efflux antiporter 6, which translates to MVLIRTLWLFQLILLLLFFASLSGALDLSDSDRLDVANDTAVSNSSLSQPKDGSFAKIIDDALRKEFPENEQNDATDSGSFNNSVADQQAVLETVARVKPKKNDTKEEKSFIFNLENDNGAEDTPTLIDRKDNIFIISNFKSKYPVLQLDLRLISDLVVVIVSATCGGIAFACAGQPVITGYLLAGSVIGPGGFSFVSEMVQVETVAQFGVIFLLFALGLEFSTTKLRVVRAVAVLGGLLQIVLFMFLCGITAMLCGGKPSEGIFVGAILSMSSTAVVLKFLMEKNSTNALHGQVTIGTLILQDCAVGLLFALLPILGGTSDVLQGVISMTKLLVVLIAFLGVLSILSRTCVPWFLKLMMNLSSQTNELYQLASVAFCLLIAWCSDKLGLSLELGSFAAGVMISTTDLAHHTLEQIEPIRNFFAALFLASIGMLIHVHFLWNHVDILLASVILVIIIKTAIITTVVKGFGYNNKTAMLVGMSLAQIGEFAFVLLSRASNLHLIEGKLYLLLLGTTALSLIMTPLLFKLIPAVANLGILLRWFPPDSSVEIGFKGDNFRSDSGKQRITLIVQEPHDS; encoded by the exons ATGGTGCTCATAAGAACTCTTTGGCTCTTTCAGCTAATTCTCCTTCTCCTCTTCTTCGCTTCGCTCTCTGGAGCTCTCGACCTCTCCGATTCAGATCGGCTCGACGTCGCCAACGACACTGCCGTCTCCAACTCCTCCCTCTCTCAACCTAAAGATGGCAGTTTCGCTAAAATCATCGATGATGCTCTTCGGAAGGAGTTCCCTGAGAATGAACAAAACGACG CAACTGATTCTGGAAGCTTCAACAATAGTGTAGCTGATCAGCAG GCAGTTCTGGAAACTGTTGCCAGAGTTAAACCGAAGAAAAATGACACAAAAGAGGAAAA gtcatttattttcaatttggaAAATGATAATGGAGCTGAAGATACTCCTACACTGATAGATAGAAAG GACAACATCTTCATTATATCtaattttaaatcaaaatatcCAGTGCTGCAGTTGGATTTGAG ATTGATATCAGATTTGGTTGTCGTCATTGTGTCTGCAACTTGTGGTGGCATTGCGTTTGCGTGTGCCGGACAGCCG gttattactgGATACTTGCTAGCAGGGTCTGTTATTGGGCCTGGAGGGTTCAGCTTTGTCAGTGAAATGGTGCAA GTTGAGACAGTTGCTCAATTTGgtgttatttttcttctttttgcgTTGGGCCTGGAGTTCTCAACTACAAAA CTTCGAGTTGTACGGGCAGTTGCCGTTTTAGGAGGTCTGCTCCAAATTGTTTTATTTATGTTCCTATGTGGGATTACAGCGATG TTATGTGGTGGTAAGCCTTCTGAGGGTATATTTGTTGGTGCTATCCTTTCGATGTCTTCAACAGCAGTG GTTTTAAAGTTTTTGATGGAAAAGAATTCTACTAATGCCCTTCATGGTCAAGTCACCATTGGCACTCTCATTCTGCAG GACTGTGCTGTTGGTTTGTTGTTTGCATTGCTTCCCATTCTTGGTGGAACTTCTGATGTTCTTCAAGGAGTAATATCCATGACTAAACT GTTGGTAGTGTTGATTGCATTTTTGGGTGTTTTGTCAATATTATCACGTACTTGCGTTCCTTGGTTTCTTAAATtgatgatgaacctttcatcacaG ACCAATGAGCTCTATCAATTGGCATCAGTGGCATTCTGCTTACTTATAGCCTGG TGTAGTGATAAGCTGGGCCTAAGTTTAGAGTTGGGATCTTTTGCTGCTGGGGTGATGATATCAACAACTGATCTTGCTCATCATACACTAGAACAA ATAGAACCCATTCGGAATTTTTTTGCTGCTTTATTCCTTGCCAGCATTGGGATGCTGATCCATGTTCATTTTCTGTGGAACCATGTTGATATATTGCTAGCATCTGTTATATTAGTCATAATCATAAAGACAGCCATAATCACTACTGTTGTAAAAGGATTTGGTTATAACAACAAGACTGCAATGCTT GTTGGAATGTCGCTGGCTCAAATAGGGGAGTTCGCTTTTGTTCTTCTCAGCCGTGCTTCTAATCTTCATCtcattgag GGGAAGCTTTACCTACTTCTTCTTGGGACAACAGCTCTTAGCCTG ATAATGACTCCCCTGCTTTTCAAGCTAATTCCTGCGGTGGCAAATCTTGGTATTCTGTTACGGTGGTTCCCACCTGACAGTTCTGTAGAG AttgggtttaaaggagataacTTCCGATCAGACAGTGGTAAACAGCGGATTACATTAATTGTCCAAGAACCTCATGACTCTTGA